One Halostagnicola kamekurae DNA segment encodes these proteins:
- a CDS encoding phosphotransacetylase family protein has protein sequence MTDTDTSDATEPTDRTDTETLLVSSLEGSVGKTAIALALARLASDGDSAPAAGYMKPRGTRLESNVGKTLDEDPFLAREILEFEAEIHDMEPIVYSPTFIEQVIRGREDPDDLRTRVREAADTLASNCDRLFVEGAGTLDTGGIIDLTDADVAELLDARVLLVATYESADDVDPIVTAAKTFGDRLAGVVFNDVSEQAYDELETDVVPFLDGRGITTYGTIPSERTLAGVTVEELADELGATTLVEDDEDTYVERFTVGAMGADSALRHFRRTKNAAVITGGDRSEIHTAALEAPGVRCLVLTGGHRPSGAVIGQATERGVPVLSVQTDTLTTIERAEDVVQSGRTRTRRTVEQMESLLTEYADVDLIFETAFEK, from the coding sequence ATGACTGACACAGACACCAGCGACGCGACGGAGCCGACCGACCGAACCGACACCGAGACGCTGCTCGTGAGTTCACTCGAGGGCAGCGTCGGAAAGACCGCGATCGCCCTCGCGCTCGCCCGACTCGCGAGCGACGGCGATTCGGCCCCCGCGGCGGGCTACATGAAACCTCGCGGGACCCGCCTCGAGAGCAACGTCGGAAAGACCCTCGACGAGGACCCGTTTCTCGCTCGAGAGATCCTCGAGTTCGAGGCTGAGATACACGACATGGAACCGATCGTGTACTCGCCGACGTTCATCGAACAGGTGATTCGCGGCCGCGAGGACCCGGATGACCTGCGAACCAGAGTCAGAGAGGCCGCGGACACGCTCGCCTCGAACTGCGATCGACTGTTCGTCGAAGGCGCCGGCACGCTCGATACTGGTGGGATCATCGATCTCACGGATGCCGATGTCGCGGAACTCCTCGACGCGCGCGTGCTACTCGTCGCCACCTACGAGTCGGCCGACGACGTCGATCCCATCGTGACCGCGGCGAAAACCTTCGGCGATCGACTCGCGGGCGTCGTGTTCAACGACGTTTCCGAGCAGGCGTACGACGAACTCGAGACGGACGTCGTGCCGTTTCTCGACGGCCGCGGGATCACGACGTACGGAACGATCCCGAGCGAGCGCACGCTCGCGGGTGTCACCGTCGAGGAGCTCGCGGACGAACTCGGTGCGACGACGCTCGTCGAGGACGATGAAGACACCTACGTGGAGCGATTCACCGTCGGCGCGATGGGCGCGGACAGCGCGCTTCGTCACTTCCGCAGGACGAAAAACGCCGCCGTCATCACGGGCGGGGATCGATCGGAGATCCACACCGCGGCCCTCGAAGCGCCGGGCGTTCGGTGTCTCGTGCTGACCGGCGGGCACCGTCCGTCGGGGGCTGTGATTGGTCAAGCGACCGAGCGGGGGGTACCCGTGCTCTCGGTCCAGACGGATACGCTCACCACCATCGAACGCGCCGAGGACGTCGTTCAGAGCGGCCGTACGCGGACCCGGCGGACCGTCGAACAGATGGAGTCCCTTCTCACCGAATACGCGGACGTCGATCTGATTTTCGAGACAGCATTCGAGAAGTGA
- a CDS encoding PRC-barrel domain-containing protein, whose protein sequence is MDDTQQEITSLVGREVYSNNGVFVGEVEDLRLNVDGQTVTGLALGSLNTELFEAEAKSASGVIVPYRWVRAAGDIILINDVVERVRSADEDEEELIA, encoded by the coding sequence ATGGACGACACTCAGCAGGAAATAACTTCCCTCGTGGGTCGTGAAGTCTACTCGAACAACGGGGTCTTCGTCGGCGAAGTCGAGGACCTTCGATTGAACGTCGACGGACAGACCGTGACGGGACTCGCACTCGGCAGCCTCAACACGGAACTGTTCGAAGCGGAGGCGAAAAGCGCGAGCGGCGTCATCGTCCCCTACCGGTGGGTGCGGGCAGCGGGCGATATCATCCTCATCAACGATGTCGTCGAACGCGTTCGCAGCGCCGACGAGGACGAAGAAGAACTGATCGCGTAG
- a CDS encoding metal ABC transporter ATP-binding protein, with protein sequence MSPVVDIENVSFAYGDTVAIRDVSLTISKGDFLGLIGPNGSGKTTLLHLMLGLHAPDEGTIELFGEPVSEFADGERIGYVSQQATSRGGTMPVTVREAVTMGRFPHAGHAPLSDADHDAVDDALETVDISELADKQVNQLSGGQRQRAFIARALASEADLLALDEPTVGVDAESRDEFYRLLESLNESGITIVLIEHDIGVVTDRADHIACINQELYHHGDTESFVESDALTEAYGTSGQVVHHHH encoded by the coding sequence GTGAGTCCGGTCGTCGATATCGAGAACGTTTCGTTCGCCTACGGCGACACCGTCGCGATCAGAGACGTCTCCCTGACGATTTCGAAGGGTGACTTCCTCGGGCTCATCGGACCCAACGGATCCGGGAAGACGACGCTGTTGCACCTCATGCTCGGGTTGCACGCGCCCGACGAGGGAACCATCGAACTGTTCGGCGAACCCGTCTCGGAGTTCGCCGACGGCGAGCGGATCGGCTACGTCTCCCAGCAGGCGACCAGTCGCGGCGGCACGATGCCGGTGACCGTCCGCGAGGCCGTGACCATGGGTCGATTTCCCCACGCCGGTCACGCGCCGCTGAGCGACGCCGATCACGACGCCGTCGACGACGCGCTGGAGACGGTCGATATTTCAGAACTCGCAGACAAACAGGTCAATCAGCTCTCGGGCGGACAGCGCCAGCGGGCCTTTATCGCTCGCGCGCTCGCCTCCGAGGCCGATCTGCTCGCGCTCGACGAACCCACCGTCGGCGTCGACGCCGAGTCTCGAGACGAGTTCTACCGACTCCTCGAGTCCCTGAACGAATCGGGGATCACGATCGTGTTGATCGAACACGACATCGGCGTCGTCACGGACCGCGCGGATCACATCGCCTGTATCAATCAGGAGCTCTACCACCACGGAGACACCGAATCGTTCGTCGAGAGCGACGCTCTGACCGAGGCGTACGGGACGTCGGGACAGGTCGTACACCACCACCACTAA
- a CDS encoding acetate--CoA ligase family protein, which yields MGRLSELFEPDSVAVVGATDREGAVGRAILENLSTGFAGEVVPVNPNRETVLGHECYPDLERAPAVDLAVVVVPPPVVLETLREIGETGIENVVVITAGFSETGSEGARRERELREIAEEYDLNVVGPNSLGIMSTAVGMNATFGPERAIEGGISFMSQSGAFITAVLDWANDQEIGFRDVVSLGNKSVLAETDFVRQWGEDPETEVIIGYLEDIDEGAEFIRASRDVTDDTPIVLVKSGRTDAGAHAASSHTGAIAGSERAYETGLEQAGVVRARSVQELFDYARALSGLPVPESESVAVVTNAGGPGVLTTDAVGDSTLEMASFTEETLEGLSESLPEEANVYNPVDIIGDADADRFAEALDTALADPNVGSAVVVSAPTAVLAYEDLAEVVVETRDRHEKPVVTAMMGGQRARAPEATLRESGIPNYFDPARAVSGLDALARYRDVRRRSRDDPATFDVDRERARRILERTKSRSGNQLGIESMDLLEAYGIPTPEGAVVDDPESARELAESIDGDVVMKIASPDIAHKSDIGGVKVDVPDAEVADAYEDLIARARNYQPDAQILGVQVQESLDLDGSTETILGMNRDPQFGPLLLFGLGGIFVEILEDTSVRVAPIGETEARDMIDDVKASPLLAGARGREPANTDAVVEAIQRLSQLVTDFPAILEVDINPLVAGPDDARAIDLVVTVDTEEL from the coding sequence ATGGGAAGGCTATCCGAACTGTTCGAACCCGATTCCGTCGCCGTCGTCGGCGCGACCGATCGGGAGGGCGCGGTCGGCCGGGCGATCCTCGAGAACCTCTCGACGGGGTTTGCGGGCGAGGTCGTTCCGGTGAATCCGAACCGGGAGACCGTCCTCGGACACGAGTGCTATCCGGACCTCGAGCGCGCCCCCGCCGTCGACCTGGCGGTCGTCGTCGTTCCGCCGCCGGTCGTCCTCGAGACGCTGCGAGAGATCGGCGAGACGGGAATCGAAAACGTCGTCGTCATCACGGCGGGGTTCTCCGAGACCGGGTCGGAGGGCGCGCGACGCGAGCGGGAACTTCGCGAGATCGCCGAGGAGTACGACCTCAACGTGGTCGGCCCGAACAGTCTTGGCATCATGTCGACGGCCGTCGGAATGAACGCGACGTTCGGACCGGAACGAGCGATCGAGGGCGGCATCTCCTTTATGAGTCAGTCGGGCGCGTTCATCACCGCGGTGCTCGACTGGGCGAACGATCAGGAGATCGGCTTCCGCGACGTCGTTTCGCTCGGCAACAAGTCGGTGCTCGCGGAAACCGACTTCGTCCGGCAGTGGGGCGAAGACCCCGAAACGGAGGTCATCATCGGCTACCTCGAGGATATCGACGAGGGGGCCGAATTTATCCGCGCCTCTCGAGACGTCACCGACGACACGCCGATCGTGCTCGTCAAGTCAGGTCGAACCGACGCGGGGGCACACGCCGCGTCGTCGCACACCGGCGCGATCGCCGGGAGCGAGCGCGCCTACGAGACCGGGCTCGAGCAAGCCGGCGTGGTTCGCGCGCGATCGGTACAGGAACTGTTCGACTACGCTCGGGCGCTCTCGGGGCTGCCGGTCCCCGAATCCGAGTCCGTCGCCGTCGTGACGAACGCCGGCGGCCCCGGCGTCCTGACGACCGACGCGGTGGGCGATTCGACGCTCGAGATGGCCTCGTTCACCGAGGAGACCCTCGAGGGGTTGTCCGAATCCCTTCCCGAGGAGGCGAACGTCTACAACCCCGTCGACATCATCGGTGATGCGGACGCCGACCGCTTCGCCGAGGCCCTCGACACCGCTCTGGCCGATCCGAACGTCGGGAGCGCCGTCGTCGTCAGCGCGCCGACTGCGGTGCTTGCCTACGAAGACCTCGCGGAGGTAGTCGTCGAAACGCGCGACCGACACGAAAAGCCCGTCGTCACCGCGATGATGGGCGGGCAGCGAGCGCGAGCGCCGGAAGCAACGCTTCGCGAGTCCGGGATCCCGAACTACTTCGACCCCGCGCGGGCGGTCTCGGGACTCGACGCGCTCGCTCGCTATCGCGACGTCCGCCGGCGCTCTCGAGACGACCCGGCGACGTTCGACGTCGATCGCGAGCGAGCGCGGCGGATTCTCGAGCGCACGAAATCGCGATCGGGGAATCAACTCGGCATCGAATCGATGGACCTGCTCGAGGCCTACGGCATCCCGACGCCGGAGGGCGCGGTCGTCGACGATCCGGAGAGCGCGCGAGAACTCGCCGAGTCGATCGACGGCGACGTCGTCATGAAGATCGCGAGCCCAGACATCGCCCACAAATCGGACATCGGCGGCGTCAAGGTCGACGTTCCGGACGCCGAGGTGGCCGACGCCTACGAGGACCTGATCGCGCGAGCGCGAAACTACCAGCCCGACGCGCAGATTCTCGGCGTTCAGGTGCAAGAGTCGCTCGACCTGGACGGGTCGACCGAGACCATTCTCGGCATGAACCGCGACCCGCAGTTCGGACCGCTACTGCTTTTCGGGCTCGGCGGCATCTTCGTCGAGATCCTCGAAGACACGTCGGTCCGCGTCGCACCGATCGGCGAAACCGAGGCGCGAGACATGATCGACGACGTGAAGGCGTCGCCGCTTTTGGCCGGCGCGCGCGGTCGCGAACCCGCGAACACCGACGCGGTGGTCGAAGCGATACAGCGTCTGTCCCAACTGGTAACTGACTTTCCGGCGATCCTCGAGGTGGATATCAACCCGCTCGTCGCGGGCCCGGACGACGCGCGGGCGATCGACCTCGTCGTCACCGTGGACACGGAGGAACTATGA
- a CDS encoding metal ABC transporter permease codes for MNLRRATELVGIGATALLAVAMLVFVGLEWLRGYAATGWLYEQFIIAGMWMDFYLGTNVFSYSFMWRSIATAVFVGIVAPLVGTYLVHREMALIGETLAHTAFAGVAFGLLFSATTGWDGSLLVVALVVGILGALGVQWLTERTNAYGDVPIAIMLTGSFAVGTLLISYGRGLSGVSIEEYLFGSASYVTVGGSRLMAALSLLVVGVVAVTYKQLLFITFDEQAARVARLNVTWYNTLLIVLTAVVVVGAMQILGVILVAAMLVIPVAGASQIAHSFKETLFLSVLFGQLSVLGGYAIAINQGLPPGGSIVITAIAVYLVAVFGSSGSASAISTH; via the coding sequence ATGAATCTCAGACGCGCTACCGAACTCGTCGGAATCGGAGCGACCGCGCTCCTCGCGGTTGCCATGCTCGTGTTCGTTGGCCTCGAGTGGCTTCGGGGCTACGCCGCCACGGGCTGGTTGTACGAGCAGTTCATCATCGCCGGGATGTGGATGGACTTCTATCTGGGAACGAACGTATTCAGCTACTCGTTCATGTGGCGATCGATCGCGACGGCCGTCTTCGTGGGGATCGTCGCGCCGCTGGTCGGCACGTATCTGGTCCACCGGGAGATGGCGCTGATCGGCGAGACGCTCGCGCACACGGCCTTCGCCGGCGTCGCTTTCGGCCTGCTGTTCAGCGCGACGACCGGCTGGGACGGCTCGTTGCTCGTCGTCGCGCTCGTCGTCGGCATCCTCGGGGCGCTCGGGGTCCAGTGGCTGACCGAGCGGACGAACGCGTACGGCGACGTCCCCATCGCGATCATGCTCACCGGGAGTTTCGCCGTCGGCACCCTCCTCATCAGTTACGGTCGCGGGCTGTCGGGCGTGAGCATCGAGGAGTACCTGTTCGGAAGCGCGTCCTACGTGACGGTCGGCGGCTCGCGGTTGATGGCCGCGCTCAGTCTGCTCGTGGTCGGCGTCGTCGCCGTCACGTACAAGCAGCTGCTGTTTATCACGTTCGACGAACAGGCCGCTCGCGTCGCTCGACTCAACGTCACCTGGTACAACACGCTCTTGATCGTGCTCACGGCGGTCGTCGTCGTCGGTGCCATGCAGATCCTCGGGGTCATCCTCGTCGCCGCGATGTTGGTCATACCGGTCGCCGGAGCCTCCCAGATCGCACACAGTTTCAAAGAGACGCTGTTCCTCTCGGTTCTTTTCGGCCAGCTTTCGGTGCTCGGGGGCTACGCGATCGCGATCAACCAGGGCCTCCCGCCAGGCGGATCGATCGTCATCACGGCGATCGCCGTCTACCTCGTCGCGGTATTCGGCTCGAGCGGCTCCGCCTCGGCGATTTCGACGCACTGA
- a CDS encoding metal ABC transporter substrate-binding protein — translation MNLSRRSALRVGMGSLALATGAGCLSEPEQSNASGGYAAFFPLWDWARHVSGDAMEFENAVDTGQMGHGWEPPSDLQRDIASSRVFVYLDTEQFPWASEFAAEFERNYDTITLIDCMDGLENHLLPIETETDADADPASHDFDAAAVDIARMTLFEYRTGEEVGSWHEGHWHGGVPNVPVGDEVAITAVFEDDEGRVLPLGTDEQFQIAADFAGEASDALEIDSYGDHVVLAGSETAQARVAFELVADGETVWETSEEPPTVSVVEELEETTAPENADPHVWLDPVIAQDIVETIAEGLADADPDNADTYDANAAAYREELAAVDEKLHELTDAADRTVAVFAGHDSYRYLERRYGFELRTPAGISPDEVQSSDDISELIEVVEEHDIETILYDPFETQDPGEDVPTMVDVLLEETDATDSAPLTPLEGNTEEWDEAGYGWVEQMESVNIPSLKRALGAE, via the coding sequence ATGAATCTTTCACGCCGCTCTGCGCTGCGAGTGGGGATGGGATCGCTCGCACTCGCCACCGGTGCGGGCTGTCTCAGCGAACCAGAACAGAGCAACGCATCGGGCGGATACGCCGCGTTCTTTCCGCTCTGGGACTGGGCGCGCCACGTCTCGGGCGACGCCATGGAGTTCGAGAACGCCGTCGACACGGGTCAGATGGGCCACGGATGGGAGCCGCCAAGCGACCTCCAGCGGGACATCGCGAGCTCTCGAGTCTTCGTCTACCTCGATACCGAGCAGTTCCCGTGGGCGAGCGAGTTCGCCGCGGAGTTCGAGCGGAACTACGACACCATCACGCTGATTGACTGCATGGACGGTCTCGAGAATCACCTGTTGCCGATCGAGACCGAAACAGACGCGGACGCCGACCCGGCTTCCCACGACTTCGACGCGGCGGCCGTCGACATCGCGAGGATGACGCTCTTCGAGTATCGAACGGGCGAGGAAGTCGGCTCCTGGCACGAGGGTCACTGGCACGGCGGCGTTCCGAACGTTCCAGTCGGCGACGAGGTCGCGATTACTGCGGTCTTCGAAGACGACGAGGGCCGCGTTCTCCCGCTCGGCACCGACGAGCAGTTCCAGATCGCGGCCGATTTCGCCGGCGAAGCGAGCGACGCCCTCGAGATCGATTCGTACGGGGACCACGTGGTACTCGCCGGAAGTGAAACGGCGCAAGCCCGGGTCGCGTTCGAACTCGTCGCCGACGGCGAGACGGTCTGGGAAACGAGCGAGGAGCCGCCGACCGTTTCGGTCGTCGAGGAACTCGAGGAGACGACGGCCCCGGAGAACGCGGATCCGCACGTCTGGCTCGACCCGGTCATCGCACAGGACATCGTCGAAACGATCGCCGAGGGGCTCGCAGACGCCGACCCCGACAACGCCGACACCTACGACGCGAACGCGGCGGCCTACCGCGAGGAACTCGCGGCGGTCGACGAGAAACTGCACGAGCTTACCGACGCAGCGGACCGGACCGTCGCCGTCTTCGCGGGCCACGACTCCTACCGGTATCTCGAACGCCGATACGGGTTCGAGCTTCGGACTCCGGCCGGGATCTCGCCCGACGAGGTTCAAAGCAGCGACGACATTTCCGAACTGATCGAAGTCGTCGAAGAACACGACATCGAGACGATCCTGTACGACCCCTTCGAGACGCAGGACCCGGGCGAGGACGTCCCCACCATGGTCGACGTACTGCTCGAGGAAACCGACGCGACCGACTCCGCGCCCCTGACACCGCTCGAGGGGAACACCGAAGAGTGGGACGAGGCAGGCTACGGGTGGGTCGAACAGATGGAGTCGGTGAACATTCCCTCGCTGAAACGAGCGCTGGGAGCGGAGTGA